CGACTTCGTTCCGGTGTACTGCGGGGTGTCCTTCTGCTGGATGCCGGCGTCGCAGCGCAGGTCCTTCAGGTCGGGAAGCCCTCTGCGCGGGGCCAGGACGTCGAGCGGCAGACCGACCCGCGCGGCGAGGGCCGGCAGCTTCTCCGGCGGCGGGGTGACCGCACCACTGCCATACCGGGAGATGACCGACTCGCCCAGACTGACGGGAGGTTCGCCAACTTCCGACTGTTTGAGCCCACTTGCCTGAATCGCGGCCCGGAACTTCTGGGCGTTGAAGATTCGTTCGGGCATGGGAGGACTCCAGAAGCGTGCTCGGGGTGGGCGGGGACACTCTAGCCACTTGATCAGATCACTGGAAGAAGATACCTTCCATCTGGTGATCGAGTGGCTGGATCCCAATGCGGATCTTATGCCCTCTTTGTTGACCCCTGAACTACCCGTTCCGTGAGGGACGGGTCCACCGGACCCGGCCATCGAGGTTCCTAGGCCATTACGTGGTCGGGTCCGGTGCATTATCCCCGATACGGAGATCTGGATGAGTGTGGCATCAACCCGCCCCCGCCCGCAGGCCCCCCGCCGAAATCGGTATCCGGTCGTGCTTGGCACGGCGGTGGCGCTGGGTGCGGGCATCCTGCTCGCGCCGCAGGCGGTCGCTGCGGACAAGTGGGGACCCGGCTACCTGATACCGGACAGCTCCGGCAAGCCGGACTCGTCTCACATCGGGGCCTACAACGTCCCCGGCGTCGATGGTGTGGCCTACTGCGGAGACCCCGAGCTCGCCGGCCCCGACGCGGCCGGCGGCTACGCGCCGGCGCTGCCCGTCACCTCCTGGACCTCCAAGGCCACCGGCAAGACCGCGTCCGCCGAGGACCTCGCCCGCGCCGCCTACGTGCTCGGCAAGTACGGGCAGACGAAGAGCGACGAGCAGGCGGCCGCGGTCGACGCCGTCGTCTACTCCTACCTCGAACCCGGCTCGACGTACGCCCTGCCCGACGGCAAGCGGGCCCTGGAGCGCCTTGGCTACTCCAACGTCCCGCCGTCGGTGAAGAAGTGGGCCACCGGCTACCTCAATGAAGCAGCCATGTTCGCCGGCCCCTACAAGGTGAACATCAAGCCGGTCGACGGCACGCTCAAGCCCGGGGTGAAGACGTCCGTCACCCTCGACGTCACCTCCGCCTCCGGCCACAAGGTGCCCGGCGTCAAGCTCGACCTCGACGTCTCCGGCGCGGCCGCCGGAGCCGGGAGCATCACGACCAACGCCG
The window above is part of the Streptomyces griseiscabiei genome. Proteins encoded here:
- a CDS encoding prealbumin-like fold domain-containing protein, producing the protein MSVASTRPRPQAPRRNRYPVVLGTAVALGAGILLAPQAVAADKWGPGYLIPDSSGKPDSSHIGAYNVPGVDGVAYCGDPELAGPDAAGGYAPALPVTSWTSKATGKTASAEDLARAAYVLGKYGQTKSDEQAAAVDAVVYSYLEPGSTYALPDGKRALERLGYSNVPPSVKKWATGYLNEAAMFAGPYKVNIKPVDGTLKPGVKTSVTLDVTSASGHKVPGVKLDLDVSGAAAGAGSITTNADGVATATITPAKDGTVDLKAQAKTLPATQLRALTPNDAKAQRLLLAGGASSAQAEVQLKTESPKGGLVVTKTAADTKKPLSGVEFAVKNSAGKTVATGKTDAQGTWEANDLTPGTYTVHEVKAVEGYQLAADQKATVTDGKTADVAVKDVKIPEQPKPKPRPVTIPVLPQTGA